In one Janibacter cremeus genomic region, the following are encoded:
- a CDS encoding branched-chain amino acid ABC transporter permease: MMRPRSSAVIAALVVLALVAVPLVLPADSANVLSRVLALALLAVSLDLLVGVSGMPSLGHAAPFGVGAYTAALVTRDVDAFAPVPLLAAVVTGGLFALLTGVLMVRTKGTYFLMLTLAVAELTHVLALRWDGLTGGSNGLYGIPSITLAPGGEAVTLAGIRYWWILLVFLLGFAVIWWTSRTTLGRSLRGLRDNEERMASIGYDTFRLKLAVYAIAGAVAGAAGSMWVAQTRFVSPADLGFEVSAMALLAVVLGGRGRLWGAVLGAAVVTIVRDDIGAVLGGRGPLLLGVVFILAVYLLPRGFAGTDWRGLLTRRTQEKSA, translated from the coding sequence ATGATGCGCCCCCGCTCCTCCGCGGTCATCGCCGCCCTCGTCGTGCTGGCGCTCGTCGCCGTACCGCTGGTCCTGCCGGCGGACTCGGCCAACGTGCTCAGCCGCGTCCTCGCCCTCGCGCTCCTCGCGGTGAGCCTCGACCTGCTCGTCGGTGTCTCCGGGATGCCCTCGCTCGGGCACGCCGCCCCCTTCGGCGTCGGTGCCTACACGGCCGCGCTGGTGACCCGGGACGTCGACGCCTTCGCTCCCGTCCCCCTGCTGGCGGCGGTGGTCACCGGCGGGCTCTTCGCGCTCCTGACCGGCGTGCTCATGGTCCGCACGAAGGGGACGTACTTCCTCATGCTGACCCTGGCCGTCGCCGAGCTGACCCACGTGCTCGCCCTGCGCTGGGACGGGCTGACCGGCGGCAGCAACGGCCTCTACGGCATCCCCTCGATCACCCTGGCGCCCGGTGGCGAGGCGGTGACGCTGGCGGGCATCCGCTACTGGTGGATCCTGCTCGTCTTCCTCCTCGGCTTCGCCGTCATCTGGTGGACCTCGCGCACGACCCTGGGCCGCTCCCTCCGCGGCCTGCGGGACAACGAGGAGCGGATGGCCTCGATCGGCTACGACACCTTCCGGCTCAAGCTCGCCGTCTACGCCATCGCCGGCGCGGTGGCGGGCGCCGCCGGGTCGATGTGGGTGGCGCAGACCCGCTTCGTCTCCCCGGCCGATCTCGGCTTCGAGGTCTCCGCGATGGCCCTGCTGGCCGTGGTCCTCGGTGGCCGCGGGCGGCTCTGGGGTGCGGTGCTCGGCGCCGCGGTCGTGACCATCGTGCGGGACGACATCGGGGCCGTGCTCGGCGGGCGGGGCCCGCTGCTGCTGGGCGTCGTCTTCATCCTCGCCGTCTACCTGCTGCCCCGTGGTTTCGCCGGCACCGACTGGCGTGGCCTGCTGACCCGACGCACCCAGGAGAAGAGCGCATGA
- the boxB gene encoding benzoyl-CoA 2,3-epoxidase subunit BoxB codes for MTTTNDRIGSAPEPTGPTSPIDYSQRIPNNVNLNDNRRLQRALEGWQPKFIDWWKNLGPQLPTHDVYLRTAVAVGRDGWAHFEHVPMEEYRWGIFLAEGNPDREVNFGKHKGEKAWQEVPGEYRADLMRLIVIQGDTEPASVEQQRILANTAPSIYDMRNLFQVNVEEGRHLWAMVYLLHAYFGREGREEAEQLLKRNSGDYDNPRILGAFNEETTDWLQFFMFTYFTDRDGKYQLGTLKESGFDPLARTCEFMLKEEAHHMFVGTTGVQRTVERTAEVMKANGGKAGFEDGVIPLDVIQKYLNFQFSVSMDLFGSEQSTNAGNYYSSGLKGRWQETRRKDDHTLLDDEREMNYVEDGQIKTKTVPMISALNLDLRDEYVADCENGVRRWNQALEDAGLDERLYIPHEGFHRQVGVYAGHHVSPDGEVLDDAAWEAKVDEWIPSKEDRAKVAELMVPEYEYGKFAGWIAEPPTGINGQPVEYDYVHLDEEGLKEAGLA; via the coding sequence ATGACGACGACCAATGACCGCATCGGCTCCGCACCGGAGCCGACCGGCCCCACGAGCCCGATCGACTACAGCCAGCGCATCCCCAACAACGTCAACCTCAACGACAACCGCCGCCTGCAGCGTGCGCTCGAGGGTTGGCAGCCGAAGTTCATCGACTGGTGGAAGAACCTCGGCCCGCAGCTGCCGACGCACGACGTCTACCTGCGCACCGCCGTGGCCGTGGGTCGCGACGGCTGGGCGCACTTCGAGCACGTGCCGATGGAGGAGTACCGCTGGGGCATCTTCCTCGCCGAGGGCAACCCCGACCGCGAGGTGAACTTCGGCAAGCACAAGGGGGAGAAGGCCTGGCAGGAGGTCCCGGGCGAGTACCGCGCGGACCTCATGCGCCTCATCGTCATCCAGGGCGACACCGAGCCGGCCTCGGTCGAGCAGCAGCGCATCCTGGCCAACACCGCGCCCTCGATCTACGACATGCGCAACCTCTTCCAGGTCAACGTCGAGGAGGGCCGTCACCTCTGGGCGATGGTCTACCTGCTGCACGCCTACTTCGGCCGGGAGGGCCGCGAGGAGGCCGAGCAGCTGCTCAAGCGCAACTCGGGTGACTACGACAACCCGCGCATCCTCGGTGCCTTCAACGAGGAGACCACCGACTGGCTGCAGTTCTTCATGTTCACCTACTTCACCGACCGGGACGGCAAGTACCAGCTCGGGACCCTGAAGGAGAGCGGCTTCGACCCGCTGGCCCGCACCTGCGAGTTCATGCTCAAGGAGGAGGCCCACCACATGTTCGTCGGCACCACCGGCGTGCAGCGCACGGTGGAGCGCACCGCCGAGGTGATGAAGGCGAACGGCGGAAAGGCCGGCTTCGAGGACGGGGTCATCCCGCTCGACGTGATCCAGAAGTACCTGAACTTCCAGTTCTCGGTCTCGATGGACCTCTTCGGCTCCGAGCAGTCGACCAACGCCGGCAACTACTACAGCTCTGGCCTGAAGGGCCGCTGGCAGGAGACCCGTCGCAAGGACGACCACACGCTGCTCGACGACGAGCGCGAGATGAACTACGTCGAGGACGGCCAGATCAAGACCAAGACGGTCCCGATGATCTCCGCCCTCAACCTCGACCTGCGGGACGAGTACGTGGCCGACTGCGAGAACGGTGTCCGTCGCTGGAACCAGGCCCTCGAGGACGCCGGGCTCGACGAGCGCCTCTACATCCCGCACGAGGGATTCCACCGCCAGGTCGGCGTCTACGCCGGTCACCACGTCAGCCCCGACGGCGAGGTCCTGGACGACGCGGCGTGGGAGGCCAAGGTCGACGAGTGGATCCCGAGCAAGGAGGACCGAGCCAAGGTCGCCGAGCTCATGGTCCCGGAGTACGAGTACGGCAAGTTCGCCGGCTGGATCGCCGAGCCGCCGACGGGCATCAACGGCCAGCCGGTCGAGTACGACTACGTCCACCTCGACGAGGAGGGCCTGAAGGAAGCGGGTCTGGCGTGA
- a CDS encoding branched-chain amino acid ABC transporter permease: MTALTANLITDNAVTIVDGLAFGVLLFVIALGLSLVFGVMDVLNLAHGATYLVGAYIAVALFGGGTTVTLLAFAGAVVLAAVLGGLGGWGLSAMVRPVANRGHLDQALLTLGIALVAADLISMQFGNEVQTVPAPAGLDGSMSVFGQSYPVYRLIVIIVGGLLAVGALYVIERTRVGSLVRASVVDPQMVSALGVDTKRLVTGVFAAGAALAAAGGVIGGPILSAYPGLDNRVLLLGLVVVVIGGLGSVSGALVGALVIGQIETLGVSLLPNHASFLVFGAMGLILLLRPQGLLGRKEVAA, encoded by the coding sequence GTGACCGCACTGACGGCCAACCTCATCACCGACAACGCGGTGACGATCGTGGACGGGCTCGCCTTCGGCGTCCTGCTCTTCGTCATCGCACTCGGACTGTCCCTCGTCTTCGGCGTCATGGACGTCCTCAACCTCGCCCACGGGGCCACGTACCTCGTCGGCGCCTACATCGCCGTCGCGCTCTTCGGGGGCGGGACGACGGTCACCCTGCTGGCCTTCGCGGGGGCGGTCGTCCTCGCGGCCGTCCTCGGTGGCCTGGGTGGCTGGGGGCTGTCCGCGATGGTCCGACCGGTGGCCAACCGCGGCCACCTGGACCAGGCGCTGCTCACCCTGGGCATCGCACTCGTCGCCGCCGACCTGATCTCGATGCAGTTCGGCAACGAGGTGCAGACGGTCCCCGCACCGGCGGGCCTGGACGGCAGCATGTCGGTCTTCGGCCAGTCCTACCCGGTCTACCGGCTGATCGTCATCATCGTCGGTGGGCTGCTGGCCGTCGGTGCGCTCTACGTCATCGAGCGCACCCGCGTCGGCTCGCTCGTGCGGGCCTCGGTCGTCGACCCGCAGATGGTCTCCGCCCTCGGGGTCGACACCAAGCGCCTCGTCACCGGGGTCTTCGCCGCCGGCGCCGCCCTCGCGGCCGCCGGCGGCGTGATCGGCGGGCCGATCCTCTCCGCCTATCCCGGCCTGGACAACCGGGTGCTCCTGCTCGGCCTCGTCGTCGTCGTCATCGGCGGCCTCGGCTCGGTCAGCGGCGCGCTCGTCGGGGCGCTGGTCATCGGCCAGATCGAGACGCTCGGCGTCTCCCTCCTGCCGAACCACGCGTCCTTCCTCGTCTTCGGTGCCATGGGTCTGATCCTGCTGCTGCGCCCCCAGGGCCTGCTCGGCCGGAAGGAGGTGGCGGCATGA
- a CDS encoding ABC transporter ATP-binding protein, with amino-acid sequence MTTDVHPEVPALSLRNVTKKYGALVAVDDVSLDVAKGGRHALIGPNGAGKSTLFNLIAGGLPITSGQVLFSGTDVSGRSAAWRARQGLGKTFQHSSLFLSMNPLDNVALAAQRVAGKGMSWLTSSARRTSDIDDLAEQCVADVGLTDRSHIMTGNLSHGERRQLEVAVALATRPKLLLLDEPAAGMSPAESQRFGDLVRSLPADLTVVIIEHDLELVFQLADRVSVLHLGALIADGPADEVREDPEVQKAYLGEGSMEELFHETPTDPALPPVPATTEEVTR; translated from the coding sequence ATGACCACCGACGTGCACCCCGAGGTCCCCGCGCTGAGCCTGCGCAACGTCACCAAGAAGTACGGCGCGCTCGTCGCCGTGGACGACGTCAGCCTCGATGTGGCGAAGGGGGGCAGGCACGCCCTCATCGGGCCCAACGGAGCAGGGAAGTCGACGCTGTTCAACCTCATCGCCGGTGGGCTGCCGATCACCTCCGGGCAGGTGCTCTTCTCCGGCACGGACGTCTCGGGTCGGTCCGCCGCGTGGCGCGCCCGGCAGGGGCTGGGCAAGACCTTCCAGCACAGCTCGCTCTTCCTGTCGATGAACCCGCTGGACAACGTCGCGCTCGCGGCGCAGCGGGTGGCCGGCAAGGGGATGTCGTGGCTGACGTCCTCGGCGAGGCGCACGAGCGACATCGACGACCTCGCGGAGCAGTGCGTCGCCGACGTCGGCCTCACCGACCGGTCGCACATCATGACCGGCAACCTCAGCCACGGCGAGCGTCGCCAGCTCGAGGTGGCGGTCGCCCTCGCGACCCGACCGAAGCTGCTCCTGCTGGACGAGCCCGCCGCCGGGATGTCCCCGGCGGAGAGCCAGCGCTTCGGCGACCTCGTCCGCTCGCTGCCGGCGGACCTCACGGTGGTGATCATCGAGCACGACCTGGAGCTCGTCTTCCAGCTGGCCGACCGGGTCAGCGTGCTCCACCTGGGGGCGCTCATCGCCGACGGCCCGGCCGACGAGGTGCGCGAGGACCCCGAGGTCCAGAAGGCCTACCTCGGCGAGGGCTCCATGGAGGAGCTCTTCCACGAGACACCGACCGACCCGGCGCTGCCCCCGGTGCCCGCCACGACCGAGGAGGTCACCCGATGA
- a CDS encoding ABC transporter ATP-binding protein: MSTSGADLRIQGVEAGYGGSTVLTGVDLHVGAGETVALLGRNGVGKTTLMSTIMGFVQTLGGSIHVGDEDITRLPTHARARSGVAIVPQGRRVFAPLTVHNNLRIAEGKHSGDWTLERVYELMPRLRERRGNRGDQLSGGEQQMLAIGRALLLGPRVLLLDEPSDGLAPAIVQQVTGIVRELAGEGITVLIVEQDLRAAFTVADRVAVMEKGRIVHSSTVHEFRGDGERARRLLGVG; encoded by the coding sequence ATGAGCACGTCCGGAGCGGACCTGAGGATCCAGGGCGTGGAGGCGGGGTACGGCGGCAGCACCGTCCTCACCGGCGTCGACCTGCACGTCGGCGCCGGCGAGACCGTGGCGCTGCTCGGGCGCAACGGCGTCGGCAAGACGACGCTGATGTCGACGATCATGGGTTTCGTCCAGACGCTCGGGGGCAGCATCCACGTCGGCGACGAGGACATCACGCGCCTGCCGACGCACGCCCGTGCCCGGTCCGGTGTCGCCATCGTCCCCCAGGGCCGACGGGTCTTCGCCCCGCTGACCGTCCACAACAACCTGCGCATCGCCGAGGGCAAGCACTCGGGTGACTGGACGCTCGAGCGCGTCTACGAGCTCATGCCCCGCCTGCGCGAGCGGCGCGGCAACCGCGGCGACCAGCTCTCCGGGGGCGAGCAGCAGATGCTCGCCATCGGCCGGGCACTGCTGCTCGGCCCCCGTGTGCTGCTCCTGGACGAGCCCTCCGACGGGCTCGCCCCGGCGATCGTCCAGCAGGTCACGGGCATCGTGCGCGAGCTCGCGGGGGAGGGCATCACCGTCCTCATCGTCGAGCAGGACCTGCGCGCGGCCTTCACCGTCGCCGACCGCGTGGCCGTGATGGAGAAGGGGCGGATCGTCCACTCCAGCACCGTGCACGAGTTCCGCGGGGACGGCGAGCGGGCTCGACGGCTTCTCGGCGTCGGATAA
- a CDS encoding GNAT family N-acetyltransferase — MTSLTWEHEARPIWDAEKARIAASAPEGALAFDFADGAELPGDWFVARDGDSVVGFGSLDTTWGGDAEITLVVDAQRQGQGVGTFVMDHLEQEAGDRGINYVYNTVRDTHPQRDDVHDWLLVRGYRGNESDASLRKHVGEKPHAQFGPVQTSPPERVPSGSRSEGQEESGDYVGVESHRY; from the coding sequence GTGACCTCCCTGACGTGGGAGCACGAGGCTCGGCCGATCTGGGACGCGGAGAAGGCGAGGATCGCCGCCTCCGCCCCGGAAGGGGCCCTGGCCTTCGACTTCGCGGACGGCGCCGAGCTCCCCGGTGACTGGTTCGTGGCTCGGGACGGTGACTCCGTGGTCGGCTTCGGCTCCCTCGACACGACCTGGGGCGGCGACGCCGAGATCACCCTCGTCGTCGACGCGCAGCGTCAGGGCCAGGGCGTCGGGACCTTCGTCATGGACCACCTCGAGCAGGAGGCCGGCGACCGGGGCATCAACTACGTCTACAACACCGTGCGGGACACCCACCCGCAGCGTGACGACGTCCACGACTGGCTCCTCGTGCGCGGCTACCGGGGCAACGAGTCCGACGCCTCGCTGCGCAAGCACGTCGGCGAGAAGCCGCACGCGCAGTTCGGTCCCGTCCAGACCTCCCCGCCGGAGCGGGTGCCCTCGGGCTCGCGCTCCGAGGGTCAGGAGGAGAGCGGCGACTACGTCGGTGTGGAGTCACACCGCTACTGA
- the boxC gene encoding 2,3-epoxybenzoyl-CoA dihydrolase, whose protein sequence is MSESTIEQAPASSGGDEQTTGAPPVVDFRTSPERYRHFSVEYDGEVATVKLAVDEQGGLVPGYELKMNSYDLGVDIELYDVVQRLRFEHPEVKAVVMTGGIERMFCAGANIRMLAGSPHSWKVNFCKFTNETRNGIEDATANSGQKWIAALNGTAAGGGYELALACDDIVLVDDNSSTVSLPEVPLLGVLPGTGGLTRVVDKRMVRKDRADLFATKSEGYRGDTAVDWGFIDATFPRGSWDEEISNRAKAAAAQSPRTGAAGEGVQLTELERTIDGDTISYRHVSATIDRAGRRADITVSAPTEQPPADAEAARAQGVDYYPLALARELDDLILHLRTNELLIGTWVLRAVGDQGLVLAHDEKLTEWADHWFVNEVNHYLKRTLKRLDVTSRSLIAVIEPGSAFVGTLLELALAADRQYMLEGVYEDVDPDAAPATIRLTEVNDGRYPMGNGLTRLESRFFGRDEDLATARAAKGKDLDSAAADEAGLVTMALDDIDFEEELRIILEERAALSPDALTGMEANHRFVGPETMETKIFGRLTAWQNWIFIRPNASGPDGALRRYGSGQKGEYNLERV, encoded by the coding sequence GTGAGCGAGTCCACGATCGAGCAGGCCCCCGCGAGCAGCGGTGGCGACGAGCAGACGACGGGGGCGCCGCCCGTCGTCGACTTCCGCACCTCGCCCGAGCGGTACCGCCACTTCAGCGTCGAGTACGACGGTGAGGTCGCCACGGTCAAGCTGGCCGTCGACGAGCAGGGGGGCCTCGTCCCCGGCTACGAGCTGAAGATGAACTCCTACGACCTCGGTGTCGACATCGAGCTCTACGACGTCGTCCAGCGGCTGCGCTTCGAGCACCCGGAGGTCAAGGCGGTCGTCATGACCGGTGGGATCGAGCGGATGTTCTGCGCCGGCGCCAACATCCGGATGCTCGCGGGATCCCCGCACAGCTGGAAGGTCAACTTCTGCAAGTTCACCAACGAGACCCGCAACGGCATCGAGGACGCCACGGCCAACTCCGGCCAGAAGTGGATCGCCGCCCTCAACGGCACCGCCGCCGGTGGTGGCTACGAGCTCGCCCTCGCCTGCGACGACATCGTCCTCGTCGACGACAACTCCTCGACCGTCTCCCTCCCCGAGGTGCCCCTGCTGGGTGTCCTCCCGGGGACCGGCGGCCTGACGCGCGTCGTCGACAAGCGCATGGTGCGCAAGGACCGCGCCGACCTCTTCGCGACGAAGTCCGAGGGCTACCGCGGTGACACCGCCGTGGACTGGGGCTTCATCGACGCGACCTTCCCGCGTGGCTCCTGGGACGAGGAGATCAGCAACCGGGCCAAGGCCGCCGCCGCGCAGTCCCCCCGCACCGGCGCGGCCGGCGAGGGGGTGCAGCTGACCGAGCTGGAGCGCACCATCGACGGCGACACGATCAGCTACCGCCACGTCAGCGCCACCATCGACCGCGCCGGCCGCCGCGCCGACATCACCGTCTCCGCGCCGACCGAGCAGCCGCCCGCCGACGCCGAGGCCGCCCGTGCGCAGGGCGTGGACTACTACCCGCTGGCGCTCGCCCGCGAGCTCGACGACCTGATCCTCCACCTGCGCACCAACGAGCTGCTCATCGGCACCTGGGTGCTGCGGGCCGTCGGTGACCAGGGCCTCGTGCTCGCCCACGACGAGAAGCTCACCGAGTGGGCCGACCACTGGTTCGTCAACGAGGTCAACCACTACCTCAAGCGCACGCTCAAGCGCCTGGACGTCACCTCGCGCAGCCTCATCGCGGTCATCGAGCCGGGATCGGCCTTCGTCGGCACCCTGCTGGAGCTCGCGCTCGCCGCGGACCGCCAGTACATGCTCGAGGGCGTCTACGAGGACGTCGACCCGGACGCCGCCCCGGCGACCATCCGCCTGACGGAGGTCAATGACGGCCGGTACCCGATGGGCAACGGCCTCACCCGCCTCGAGTCGCGCTTCTTCGGGCGGGACGAGGACCTGGCCACCGCCCGCGCCGCCAAGGGCAAGGACCTCGACTCCGCCGCTGCGGACGAGGCCGGACTCGTGACGATGGCGCTGGACGACATCGACTTCGAGGAGGAGCTGCGCATCATCCTCGAGGAGCGTGCCGCGCTCAGCCCCGATGCCCTCACCGGCATGGAGGCCAACCACCGCTTCGTCGGCCCCGAGACGATGGAGACGAAGATCTTCGGTCGCCTCACCGCGTGGCAGAACTGGATCTTCATCCGTCCCAACGCCTCCGGCCCCGACGGTGCCCTGCGTCGCTACGGCTCCGGGCAAAAGGGCGAGTACAACCTGGAAAGGGTCTGA
- a CDS encoding ABC transporter substrate-binding protein, protein MRPTRALPLALTATLALTACGGSALSGGDGGGGEGDDSVTIGLLVPKSGVYAPLGEDMEAGFRLFLEQNEKQLGGKDVKVKVVDEGGGPDDGVPAGTTLAQDESVDAVVGIVNSAVALGLTDAFTEAKKPLVIANAGANAITGDSGSDYVWRTSFANGEVGAAMGEHVAKEVDGEVYLVGPDYAAGDEFLAGFKETFEAAGGKIAGTQMTPFGTTTNFQPYLQKVRNADPDAVFAFYAGSEAVTFVKQYDSLGLHGKIPFYATGFLTEGGALEAQAGAAEGIFTSLHYSSALENETNAQFVKDYQEANNEPPTVYAVQAYDAAAALGQALETGTSGDDIVEGLKGIEEIDSPRGAWSFKNNGPDQTYYLRKVAQQDGEWTNVIESELTKPSS, encoded by the coding sequence ATGCGCCCCACCCGAGCCCTTCCGCTGGCCCTCACCGCGACCCTCGCCCTCACCGCGTGCGGCGGGTCCGCACTCTCCGGCGGCGACGGGGGTGGTGGCGAGGGCGACGACAGCGTCACCATCGGTCTCCTCGTGCCCAAGTCCGGCGTCTACGCCCCCCTCGGTGAGGACATGGAGGCCGGCTTCCGCCTCTTCCTCGAGCAGAACGAGAAGCAGCTCGGCGGCAAGGACGTCAAGGTGAAGGTCGTCGACGAGGGCGGCGGGCCCGACGACGGCGTCCCCGCCGGCACCACGCTCGCCCAGGACGAGTCGGTCGACGCCGTCGTCGGCATCGTCAACTCGGCCGTGGCCCTGGGCCTGACCGACGCCTTCACCGAGGCCAAGAAGCCGCTGGTCATCGCCAACGCCGGCGCCAACGCGATCACCGGTGACAGCGGCTCCGACTACGTCTGGCGCACCAGCTTCGCCAACGGCGAGGTCGGTGCGGCCATGGGCGAGCACGTGGCCAAGGAGGTCGACGGCGAGGTCTACCTCGTGGGCCCCGACTACGCCGCGGGCGACGAGTTCCTCGCCGGCTTCAAGGAGACCTTCGAGGCGGCCGGCGGCAAGATCGCGGGCACCCAGATGACCCCCTTCGGCACGACGACCAACTTCCAGCCGTACCTGCAGAAGGTCCGCAACGCCGACCCGGACGCGGTCTTCGCCTTCTACGCGGGCTCCGAGGCGGTCACCTTCGTCAAGCAGTACGACAGCCTCGGCCTGCACGGCAAGATCCCCTTCTACGCCACCGGCTTCCTCACCGAGGGCGGTGCCCTGGAGGCGCAGGCCGGCGCGGCCGAGGGCATCTTCACCTCGCTGCACTACTCCTCGGCCCTGGAGAACGAGACGAACGCGCAGTTCGTCAAGGACTACCAGGAGGCCAACAACGAGCCGCCGACCGTCTACGCGGTGCAGGCCTACGACGCGGCCGCGGCGCTCGGCCAGGCCCTGGAGACCGGCACCTCCGGCGACGACATCGTCGAGGGGCTGAAGGGCATCGAGGAGATCGACAGCCCGCGCGGCGCCTGGTCCTTCAAGAACAACGGTCCGGACCAGACGTACTACCTGCGCAAGGTGGCCCAGCAGGACGGTGAGTGGACGAACGTCATCGAGAGCGAGCTGACCAAGCCCTCCTCCTGA
- a CDS encoding PaaX family transcriptional regulator has protein sequence MTTKVDSKAAPSAGDRTTTASARSLLLTILGEFVHPRDGSAWTGSLVAALAGLGVEEKSARQTIARTASQGIIVSERHGRRVRWRITEKGRVLLAEGTERIYGFLRNQRTWDGRWLVVAAAVPESQRSTRHKLRTRLTWLGLGCPTPGMWIIPDADKEEEVQTVLADLDLSDRAFAWVGRRAAGTDPASLIDAAWDLDEVRDRYVEFVEEFAERTVADDAEAFVAQVELIQAWRSFPFADPDLPAELLPRDWPGPQAATLFHTRRDRWHRLAQREWERMETAAGERT, from the coding sequence GTGACGACGAAGGTGGACAGCAAGGCCGCGCCGTCGGCCGGCGACCGGACGACGACGGCCAGTGCCCGATCGCTGCTCCTGACGATCCTCGGCGAGTTCGTCCACCCCCGGGACGGATCGGCCTGGACGGGCAGCCTCGTCGCCGCGCTCGCCGGCCTCGGGGTGGAGGAGAAGTCGGCCCGCCAGACGATCGCCCGCACCGCGAGCCAAGGGATCATCGTCTCCGAGCGCCACGGTCGACGCGTCCGGTGGCGGATCACCGAGAAGGGCCGCGTGCTACTCGCGGAGGGCACCGAGCGCATCTACGGCTTCCTGCGCAACCAGCGCACCTGGGACGGGCGGTGGCTCGTCGTGGCGGCCGCGGTCCCCGAGTCGCAGCGCAGCACCCGGCACAAGCTGCGCACCCGCCTGACCTGGCTCGGCCTGGGCTGCCCCACCCCCGGCATGTGGATCATCCCGGACGCCGACAAGGAGGAGGAGGTGCAGACGGTCCTCGCCGACCTCGACCTGAGCGACCGCGCCTTCGCGTGGGTCGGTCGACGTGCGGCCGGCACGGACCCCGCCTCGCTCATCGACGCCGCGTGGGACCTGGACGAGGTGCGCGACCGCTACGTCGAGTTCGTCGAGGAGTTCGCCGAGCGGACCGTCGCCGACGATGCGGAGGCCTTCGTCGCCCAGGTGGAGCTCATCCAGGCCTGGCGCTCCTTCCCCTTCGCCGACCCGGACCTGCCGGCCGAGCTGCTCCCCCGGGACTGGCCCGGCCCCCAGGCCGCGACCCTCTTCCACACCCGCCGCGACCGCTGGCACCGCCTCGCCCAGCGCGAGTGGGAGCGCATGGAGACCGCCGCCGGCGAGCGCACCTGA